The DNA region CCCGCTCAGCGGCAGCCTTCGAGGCACATTTTCACGGTGATTCGCATCACACTTTCCTCTCTCTCGCGCGTGATGCAGCTCACATTCAGTGTCCGTCTAGGGCCCCTGAGCTGCCAAAACTTGAGACTACATGAGTCCCGCGGAGTTTTCTGCGGGATTCCCGCTTGTGGAGGTCTGCGATCGTTGCGTCACCGGCTGAGCCGTAGCTCCGCAAAGAGCGACGGCTCCCTGCGCCAACAGGAAGCCGTCATTGCGCGTAGCCCCCATCGACAACCTACGGAGAACTACATGCTCGAGGGTACGGGGAGTGTTGTGTCTGGTGTATCCGCTCAGGCGGTGGATGGTGCTGTGCCTCCCAGGCGCGGCTCACGCTGGCTTGCGCCGGCGAGCGTGGCGGCGACCAGCGCGGGCCCCTTGGCGGCGGCCTTTCAGGGAAGTGAGACGATCGCTGTCATTTCGGCGGCGCCGGGCCTCGTCCTGGGTTCGTTGTTCTTCTTCGGGGTGGTCTGCCCAGCGGTGTGGTCGAGGAAGGCTCAGCGTCAGAAGGCGGCCTTGAACGTGATGAATTCGCTACTTGGGCGAACCTCTCGGAAGTGATCGAGGCCAAGGGCAGGCGGTTGATGGGTGTTGCGGCTCCAGAGGACCGCGGCGCCCATCCTTGGGCCAAGCCTGGCTCGCCGGAGAGAGGGTCGTGTAGAGGCGGCAACGGGGGCGGATGAGGGCATGGGTCAGATCTGGCCGTAGAGGGCTGCCAGGTCGATCAGCTGCACGCTGGGGTCGGCCTCGGCGATGGCGCGTGCCTTGTCGTTGAAGCCGGCTCCGCTGAAGCAGACGAGCCGGGTGCTGGTGGTGTCGTAGCGGGCCTGCCAGGGTGATGAGGCCGCGGATGTGCCGGAGGCGTTCGATGTGGGCAGCGCCCATGGTGTCGTTCCACTTGGCCTCTCCGATGGCCAGGAGTGGTGGCTTGACGCCATCCGCGATTCCGGCGACTGCCACGTCGACCTCATAGCCGGTGCGGGCCCTGGAGTCGTGGACGACACCGTGTCCCACGTGGGCGGGCAGACCGCCCAGAAGCTCGGGGTCGGCGTGATGTAGCGCCCAGTCACGGCAGACCTGCTCGAAATGGGGTCCGAGGACGTTGCTGACGAATCGGCGACGGCTGGCCTGCCAGACCCGGGCCGCGTTGCCGGGGCGTTCGAGCTGGTCCCATACCGGGCGCATGATGGCGTGGTAGAAGCCGATCAGTGGCTCGGCGATGCGGTATGTAGGGCGGTTGTCGCGAAAGGCGTCCGCGTCGCGATGTAGCAGTCCTGCGTCTTCCAGCACGTTGATGGGGTGCGCGATGTCGGTCGCCTTGCGTTCCAAGTAGCCGGCCATGCCCCCGCGGGTGGCGTTGCCGTCGGCGACGGCGGCCAGGACGGAAAGGTACAGGGAGGTGTCCCGGAGGTCGGGTTCTTCGGCAAGCAGGTAGCGGGCCTCGCGGAACAGCGGGGTCTCGGGATTGAGCACGGTGCGGACCACCCAGTCGTCGAAGTCGTCCGGCCCCGTGGGTGCGTCCCCACGTGCGAACTCGCGACGGTAGGCAGGAGTGCCGCCCACGATCGCGTTCACTTTCATGGCCAGGTGGGGGTCGGCGATGCCCCAGAAGTCGGCGGCGAGGCGGTGGTCGAGGGGGCGGACGACCAGTTCCAGCCCGGCCCGTCCGCGCAGTGGGGCGCTGCCCGACAGCAGTCGACCCATGAAGGACAGCGCCGAGCCGCACAGCAGCAGCCGAGTACGGGAGCCGGTGCGCTGGTCACGCAGCGGCCGCAACGCCTCTTGGATGATCGAGGGCAGCTCAGGGTTGGCCTTGGCGAGGTAAGGGAACTCGTCGATCACCACGGGGACGGGCCGCTCTGCGCCGAGCGCGAGTAGTGCGTCGACGGCTTCTGCCCAATTGGCGAAGTGGAACGGGCTGGCGGGGTGGACGTGCGCGGTCAGCGCTGCGCTGATCCGCCGTAGCGACTCGGCATCGGCAGCCTCGGTCGCACCGAAGTAGAACCCTCCGGCGGCGCGGCAGGCGGCATCCAGCAGGAACGTCTTGCCCTGGCGGCGGCGCCCAGAAACCACGCCCAGAGTCGCTCCTGGCTGCGGATCGGTGATGAACCGGCTCAGCGCTGACCACTCGTAATCCCGGTCGAACATCTCGGCAGGCTTACGAGGGCTCCAGAAATAGAAGTACGCCTACATAAAACATACTCCTGGTTCTGCGCCGGAAGTGTGCATCCGTCGGCCCCGAGGTCCGCAGCAGATGAGACCGAAACTGAGACCAGGGCATGCCGAAGGCCCGGACCACTCAGTGGTCCGGGCCTTCGGCCTGGCGGAGGATACGAGATTCGAACTCGTGAGGGGTTGCCCCCAACACGCTTTCCAAGCGTGCGCCCTAGGCCTCTAGGCGAATCCTCCGTGGAGAACATTACATGACCGGGAGGGGTGCTCGCGCACATGATCTGGAGCGGGGGGTGGGGGGAAGGGTGCAGGTCGGGGAGTGGGGGAGGGTGGGGGACGGGTGGGGGTGGGGATCGGGTACTCTGGGCGGAGCCCCTCACGTGGCGCTATCTGACTGAACTCCCCCAGGGCCGGAAGGCAGCAAGGGTAGGTCGGCTCTGGCGGGTGCGTGGGGGGCGCTTGCGTTTCCGGGCGGGGGCCGGACACGGGGCCCGGGCCGGAGGTGGCCGGGCGGGCGATTGTTCTCGGGTTGTCAGTGGGCGCCTATAACCTCGTATACGTGTCGTCTCTCGCGCTGTACCGCCGCTACCGCCCCGAGTCCTTCGCCGAGGTCATCGGGCAGGAGCATGTCACCGACCCGCTGCAGCAGGCGCTGCGGAACAACCGGGTCAATCACGCGTACCTGTTCAGCGGGCCGCGCGGCTGTGGCAAGACGACCAGTGCGCGCATCCTGGCGCGCTGTCTGAACTGTGAGAAGGGTCCCACCCCGACGCCGTGCGGGGAGTGCCAGTCGTGCCGGGACCTCGCGCGCAACGGGCCGGGGTCGATCGACGTCATCGAGATCGACGCGGCCTCGCACGGTGGTGTGGACGACGCCCGTGACCTGCGCGAGAAGGCGTTCTTCGGGCCGGCGTCCAGTCGCTACAAGATCTACATCATCGACGAGGCGCACATGGTCACCTCGGCGGGCTTCAACGCCCTGCTGAAGGTGGTCGAGGAGCCGCCGGAGCACCTCAAGTTCATCTTCGCGACGACCGAGCCCGAGAAGGTCATCGGGACGATCCGCTCGCGCACCCACCACTACCCCTTCCGGCTCGTGCCGCCCGGCACCCTGCGGGAGTACCTGGGCGAGGTCTGCGGTCGCGAGGGCATCCCGGTCGAGGACGGGGTGCTGCCGCTGGTGGTCCGCGCCGGCGCCGGGTCGGTGCGTGACTCGATGTCCGTGATGGACCAGCTGCTCGCCGGCGCCGCCGACGACGGTGTGACGTATGCCATGGCCACGTCCCTCCTCGGTTATACGGACGGGTCGCTGCTCGACTCGGTGGTGGACGCGTTCGCCGCCGGGGACGGGGCCGCGGCCTTCGAGGTCGTGGACCGGGTGATCGAGGGCGGCAACGACCCGCGGCGCTTCGTCGCGGATCTGTTGGAGCGGTTGCGCGACCTGGTGATCCTGGCCGCCGTGCCGGACGCCGCCGAGAAGGGCCTCGTCGACGCGCCCGTCGACGTCATCGAGCGGATGCAGGCGCAGGCCTCCGTGTTCGGCGCCGCCGAGCTCAGCCGGGCGGCGGACCTGGTGAACGCGGGTCTGACCGAGATGCGCGGCGCGACCTCGCCGCGGCTCCAGCTGGAGCTGATCTGCGCGCGCGTGCTGCTGCCCGCCGCCTTCGACGACGAGCGGTCGATGCAGGCGCGCCTCGACCGGCTGGAGCGCGGGGTCGCCGCCGCGCCGCCCGCCGCCGTCTTCACGACCACCTCGCCCGCGCCGCAGATGGGGTACGTGCCGACGGCGGAGGCCCATGTCCCGCCGCCCGCCCCCGCCCCTGCCCCGCAGGCCCCCGCCCCTGCCCCGGCACCCGCACCCGTACAGCAGCAGCCGCAACAGCAGCCCCAGCCCGGGGCCTGGCCCGGAGCCGCCCGCCCCGGTGGCGGTGCCGCACCCGGCGCCTGGCCCGGAGCCGCACCCGCGGCGCCCGCCCCGCAGGCACAGGCCCCCGCTCCCCAGCAGGCCCCGGCGCCGCAGGGCGCCGCGCCCTCCGGGGACATGGCGGCCGGCGCCGCCCAGGTGCGGAACATGTGGCCGCAGATCCTGGAGGCGGTCAAGAACCGGCGCCGCTTCACCTGGATCCTGCTCTCGCAGAACGCGCAGGTCGCGGGCTTCGACGGCACCACCGTCCAGCTCGGCTTCCTCAACGCGGGCGCCCGGGACAACTTCGCGAGCAGCGGCAGCGAGGACGTCCTGAAGGCGGCCCTGGCCGAGCAGTTCAACGTGCACTGGAAGATCGAGGCGATCATCGACCCCTCGGGCGGCGCCAATCCGCCGCCCGCCGCCACCGGCTTCGGCGGTGGCCGCCCGTCCGCCCCGGCCCCGGTGCGCCCGCAGGCGCCCGCGCCCGCCCCCGTACAGGCTCCGCCGCCGATGCAGCAGGCCCCGCAGGCGGCGGCGCCCGGCCCCGCGTCCGTACCGTCGGCTCCGCAGCCCGCCCCGCAGGCGCCCGCGCCCGCTCACGTACCCCAGGGACCGCCGCCGGTGGCGCCCGAGGACGACGTGCCGGAGGAGGACGATCCGGACCTCGTGGACTCCGCGCTGTCCGGGCACGAGCTGATCGTGCGCGAGCTCGGGGCCACCGTCCTGGAGGAATACACGAACGAGTAGGAGCGTCTCGCTCAGCGGCCCGCACAAAGATCATGGTCAGCCGCGGGCTACCCTGGCTGGCGTGAAGGTCCTCGTCATCGGCGGCGGCGCCCGCGAACACGCCCTGTGCCGCTCCCTCTCCCTCGATCCCGACGTCACCGCTCTGCACTGCGCGCCCGGCAACGCCGGCATCGCCGAGGTCGCCGAGCTGCACGCCGTCGACCAGCTCGACGGCGCCGCCGTCACGGCGCTCGCGACCGAGCTCGGTGCCGAGCTCGTCGTCGTCGGCCCGGAGGCCCCGCTCGTCGCGGGCGTCGCCGACGCCGTGCGCGCCGCCGGTATTCCGGTCTTCGGCCCCTCCCAGGAGGCGGCGCAGCTGGAGGGCTCCAAGGCCTTCGCCAAGGACGTCATGGCCGGCGCCGGCGTGCCCACCGCCCGCAGCTACGTCTGCACCACCCCCGCCGAGATCGACGAGGCGCTCGACGCCTTCGGCGCTCCGTACGTCGTCAAGGACGACGGTCTCGCGGCCGGCAAGGGCGTCGTGGTGACCGAGGACATCGAGCAGGCCCGCGCCCACGCGCTCGCCTGCGACCGCGTGGTCATCGAGGAGTACCTCGACGGCCCCGAGGTCTCCCTCTTCGCCATCACCGACGGCAGCACCGTCCTCCCGCTGCAGCCCGCGCAGGACTTCAAGCGCGCGCTCGACGGCGACGAGGGCCCGAACACCGGCGGCATGGGCGCCTACTCGCCGCTGCCGTGGGCCGACCCGAAGCTGGTCGACGAGGTCCTGCAGACCGTCCTCCAGCCGACCGTCGACGAGCTGCGCCGCCGCGGCACCCCGTTCTCCGGCCTCCTCTACGCGGGTCTGGCGATCACCGGCCGCGGCGTGCGGGTCATCGAGTTCAACGCGCGCTTCGGCGACCCCGAGACCCAGGTCGTGCTCGCCCGCCTGAAGACCCCGCTGGCCGGTGTCCTGCTGCACTCCGCCAACGGCACCCTCGCCGACCAGGCCCCGCTGGCCTGGCGCGACGAGGCCGCCGTGACCGTGGTCGTGGCCTCCCACAACTACCCGGGCACCCCGCGCACCGGCGACCCGATCGAGGGCCTGGCCGAGGTCGCGGAGCAGGACGCGCCGCACGCGTACGTGCTGCACGCGGGGACGAAGAAGGACGGCGACGCCGTCGTCAGCGCCGGCGGCCGGGTGCTCTCGGTGACCGCCACCGGTTCGGACCTGACCCAGGCCCGCGAGCGCGCCTACGCGGCGGTCGGCCGAATCCGTCTTGACGGCTCGCAGCACCGTACGGACATCGCCGAGAAGGCCGCCCGGGGCTGACGTCCCAGGCGCACCGGCGCCTCACGGCGCCTCGGGGGCGCGGCGGCACAGTCAACCGCACCGCCGCGCCCCCGTCATCACCTTTGCCCAAAGCCATTCCATCGAGTGACGGCTCGCCCATCCGGATGACGCCCGCCGAAGCCCCAACTAGGGTGCGGCGAAGGCATTCCGGCACTTGGCCCTCCGATCTTGCGATGTCAGTGGCGGGTGCCACAGTGGGGGAGTGAGCAACACCGCCACGGGCCGAACGGGCCGTCCCGACCAGGGCAGGAGGGGGTGATGTACGGCGTGACCGGTACCGGTTCCGCACCCGGCGAGGAGCTCGGCGCACGCGCCGCCCGCTCCCGCGCGCTCGCGGTGCTCCGCGTGCGCGGCAGGGCGCTGGGCCTCGCGGTGCTGCCCGCCGCCGTCGCCGTCGTGCTGTACGCGGGCGGGGTCACCGGCCACTTCACCGGCCCCGGCTGGGACACCGCCCGCTGGGTGGTGACCGCCCTCGCCGTCGTCGTGCTGCTCGTCGCGGCGGCCGTCGCCCTGGTCGTCGCCCGCTCGAAGCCCGCGGTGACCCCGACGGTGGAGCTCGCCGAGAGCGCGGCCCCCGACCTCTACCGGATGGTGCGCGACCTCGCCGACCGGCTCGGCGTGCCCGCGCCCTCCGCGATAGCCCTCACGCCGGACTGCGACAGCTGGCTGGAGGACCGCTCGCACCCGGCCCACCGGTCGGCGCACCGGACGCACCCGCGCGGTGGGGAGCGGGCCGACGAGGCGCCCGTCCTGGTCATCGGCTCGCCGTTCCTGTGGTGGATGCGGGTCGCCGAGCTGCGGGCGGTGCTCGCGCCGGTCGTCGCCGGTACGGGCCCGGCCGCGCATCCCGACATAGCCGCCGCCCGCCGCTTCGTGCGCGGCCTTGACGCGGCCGTCGCCGTGCCCCGCCGCCCCGGCCTCGACCCGGTGCGCCGGCTCGGCGCGGAGGGCGTGGGCCGACTGGCCCGGATCATGCTGCGCGGCTGCCGCGGGCACGCCGCCGAGATGGAGCGGGGCGTCGCCGCGGCCGGCTCGGAGCGCGCCCAGGCCGTGGACTACGGGGTGCGGATCGTCGCCCAGGAGCAGGTCGGCCTCGCCTACGCGGGCTGGGACCGGCTGCTCACCCGGGTCGCGCTGCCCGCCTGGCGGATGGGCCGCTGGCCCGCGCGTCTCGACGCGGGCGTGGTGTCGGCGCTCACCGAGCTGTCCCGCCGCGACCGGCTCGCCGACGGTTTCGCCTCCCGGCTCGGCGAGCGGCCCGCCTGCGACCTCCTGGAGGAGCCGGGCGCGGTCGACGAGGCGACCTCGCTGCTCGCCGCCCGCCTCTTCCACGGCGCGCCCGCCGAGCCGGGCCCGGACTGGGCGCCGG from Streptomyces fradiae includes:
- a CDS encoding DNA polymerase III subunit gamma and tau; amino-acid sequence: MSSLALYRRYRPESFAEVIGQEHVTDPLQQALRNNRVNHAYLFSGPRGCGKTTSARILARCLNCEKGPTPTPCGECQSCRDLARNGPGSIDVIEIDAASHGGVDDARDLREKAFFGPASSRYKIYIIDEAHMVTSAGFNALLKVVEEPPEHLKFIFATTEPEKVIGTIRSRTHHYPFRLVPPGTLREYLGEVCGREGIPVEDGVLPLVVRAGAGSVRDSMSVMDQLLAGAADDGVTYAMATSLLGYTDGSLLDSVVDAFAAGDGAAAFEVVDRVIEGGNDPRRFVADLLERLRDLVILAAVPDAAEKGLVDAPVDVIERMQAQASVFGAAELSRAADLVNAGLTEMRGATSPRLQLELICARVLLPAAFDDERSMQARLDRLERGVAAAPPAAVFTTTSPAPQMGYVPTAEAHVPPPAPAPAPQAPAPAPAPAPVQQQPQQQPQPGAWPGAARPGGGAAPGAWPGAAPAAPAPQAQAPAPQQAPAPQGAAPSGDMAAGAAQVRNMWPQILEAVKNRRRFTWILLSQNAQVAGFDGTTVQLGFLNAGARDNFASSGSEDVLKAALAEQFNVHWKIEAIIDPSGGANPPPAATGFGGGRPSAPAPVRPQAPAPAPVQAPPPMQQAPQAAAPGPASVPSAPQPAPQAPAPAHVPQGPPPVAPEDDVPEEDDPDLVDSALSGHELIVRELGATVLEEYTNE
- the purD gene encoding phosphoribosylamine--glycine ligase, whose amino-acid sequence is MKVLVIGGGAREHALCRSLSLDPDVTALHCAPGNAGIAEVAELHAVDQLDGAAVTALATELGAELVVVGPEAPLVAGVADAVRAAGIPVFGPSQEAAQLEGSKAFAKDVMAGAGVPTARSYVCTTPAEIDEALDAFGAPYVVKDDGLAAGKGVVVTEDIEQARAHALACDRVVIEEYLDGPEVSLFAITDGSTVLPLQPAQDFKRALDGDEGPNTGGMGAYSPLPWADPKLVDEVLQTVLQPTVDELRRRGTPFSGLLYAGLAITGRGVRVIEFNARFGDPETQVVLARLKTPLAGVLLHSANGTLADQAPLAWRDEAAVTVVVASHNYPGTPRTGDPIEGLAEVAEQDAPHAYVLHAGTKKDGDAVVSAGGRVLSVTATGSDLTQARERAYAAVGRIRLDGSQHRTDIAEKAARG